The Bacteroidota bacterium nucleotide sequence GAGTGAGAGGGGTATCCAGAATCCAGAGTACAGAATACAGAAATCAGAAGGCAGAATTCCGGATACGGATCAAGCCTCGCCGAAAGCGACTCATAGCTGGATGGAGGAGATCGAGGAGCGGATCCGGTTGAAAGCGGGAAATCAGCCGGTGCGCGAACAACAGCACCCTGAAAAACCGATCCTCAAAGAAGAAAAGAACGATGCGAAGTACGGGACCGGCATGACGCTGGATGATGTTGAACGCGTGATGAACGATTTTAAGAAATAGGTAAGCCTTGGGCGTGAAAAACTGCTACTGTTTTTGCACCATCTTTTAACTTTTTGATCTTTCATTTTTACTTTCTTGAAAAAGCTTCCCCGCTCTTTTTACACCCGCTCCCCCCTCCTCGTCGCTCAAGACCTCCTCGGAAAGATCCTCGTCCGGAAAATTGGAAAGCATGTGTTTTCGGGAAAAATCGTCGAGGTTGAAGCATACCGCGGCGAACTAGACCCAGCGAGCCATGCGTACCGGGGAAAGACCAAGCGGAATGAAGTGATGTTTCGTGAAGGGGGCTTCTTATACGTCTACTTCACTTACGGGATGCATTTCTGTGCAAATGTCGTGACCGGAAAAGCAAATAAGGGAGAGGCGGTGCTGATCCGCGCCCTTGAGCCGATCGAGGGAATTGAGGATATGAAAAGAAACAGAAACATGCCACCAGACAAAGAGCCGATGTACAGTCTAACCAATGGACCGGCAAAATTATGCCAGGCGTTGGACATTGACGGTGGAAATAACGGAACCGATCTACTCGGAGAAGAGATCTTTCTTACCGAAGGTAAATCACTCTTGAAATCAGCTACCGGCACTTCGACGAGGGTCGGGATTTCACGCGGCAAGGAGAAGAAGTGGCGGTTTTTCATTAAAGGAAACGCGTGGGTTAGCAAGAAATGAAGCCGACGTGACGATGAGGACCCCACAGCGCTAGCTGTCCCTCCCCCCATTCCCCTTATCTGTTTTTACCGAACGAATCCCCCATGCAAATACCGGCGTCAACATCAAGAGAAGCGACAGAATGAAAACCATCCAGTTGAAATGGGCTGGAAGTTCTTCGGTGACCGCCCCGCTCCCTTTAAGGAGGGCCTGCAGTGAGTGATCCAAAAAAACAACCAATGCAAGAATCATCCCGCAAAAGGATAAGACCCAGCTAAACCTTCCAGCGTTGGCCTTCGCATCTCCGGTATTGCTCCTTTGAAGAAAGGTTCCGATCACGATCAGCACCAAGGAGACGAGGATCGGCGACAGCACCGGACCCCACCACGGAAGCGGAATCAGAAAGAGAACGTCCCAATCAAAAATCGTATGCGGCCAGCCGACGATGATTTTCAGGAAGAGGTAGTAAAAGATATCCCAAATGCCGAAGGAAATCAAAAAGAATCCCAGTCTGCTTTTTGCCGATATCCCTGCCAGCCAGCCGACGGCTGCGAGCATTGCCAATGTTGCTGCTTCGCGGATTATTTCAACTGAGCCAAAGGATGCTGCAATGGGCAATGGCGCAAGCTGGTAAGGATCGACCCGATGCACCAGCGTCCGTAAATACGCCACCGTTGCCGATTCGACCCATGCCATGGCGATCGAAAAAATGAGAATCGCTGCGATGCGAGCTGATGTACGTCTGATCTGCTCTGTCATCGGGCGGCCGAGTGAGACCTATGCAGGAGGAGACGAACGCAGTAGAGCGCCACTAATGCTGCTACGACAAAAGGAATGGTGATCAATGATCTCATCCTGTGCAAAAATATATTCGCAATCATCCCAGGATCCTTTCATGCACCCTTGTTATTCGTAATGGAACTGCCCGCCGAACCGAATCTCGCCCGATGAGATCCTGCGATGAATTGACCGAGGTACGAGCCGCCGAACGCAGGAAGAAAAGCAATGAGCGCGCCGAATCCTTCAGGGACGATCGTTCCCCAATGGTCCGTTGCAATGATCCACATGAATTGCCCTA carries:
- a CDS encoding DNA-3-methyladenine glycosylase, whose translation is MKKLPRSFYTRSPLLVAQDLLGKILVRKIGKHVFSGKIVEVEAYRGELDPASHAYRGKTKRNEVMFREGGFLYVYFTYGMHFCANVVTGKANKGEAVLIRALEPIEGIEDMKRNRNMPPDKEPMYSLTNGPAKLCQALDIDGGNNGTDLLGEEIFLTEGKSLLKSATGTSTRVGISRGKEKKWRFFIKGNAWVSKK